The Oncorhynchus nerka isolate Pitt River linkage group LG24, Oner_Uvic_2.0, whole genome shotgun sequence genome has a window encoding:
- the LOC115107415 gene encoding LIM/homeobox protein Lhx4-like: MMQSAAVLPTESPVKGVPEILGVPMQQIPQCAGCSQHILDKFILKVLDRHWHSKCLKCADCQALLADKCFSRAGNVYCKEDFFKRFGTKCASCQQGIPPTQVVRKAQDFVYHLHCFACVMCSRQLATGDEFYLMEDGRLVCKEDYETAKQNDDSEAGAKRPRTTITAKQLETLKIAYKNSPKPARHVREQLSSETGLDMRVVQVWFQNRRAKEKRLKKDAGRHRWGQFYKSVKRNRGGNKAEKESSTDDAGLSDSELSFRDDQILSDLGHTNGLYGSVGDGGVLNGGFSLDAAGQPYHDIRSGSPYGLPQSPSSIASLPGHTPLLNNLGFTMDSIIAHGGQGGVGQALRSMAGGPTSDLSTGSSTGYPDFPTSPASWLDEMDHSQF; this comes from the exons aaaTCCCCCAGTGTGCGGGCTGTAGTCAACACATCCTCGACAAGTTCATCCTGAAGGTGCTGGACCGCCACTGGCACTCCAAGTGCCTCAAGTGCGCAGACTGTCAAGCGTTGCTGGCAGACAAGTGTTTCTCGCGGGCAGGAAATGTGTACTGCAAAGAGGACTTCTTCAA GCGGTTTGGAACAAAGTGTGCGTCGTGCCAACAGGGGATCCCTCCGACTCAGGTGGTGCGGAAGGCCCAGGACTTTGTGTACCACCTGCACTGCTTCGCCTGCGTCATGTGCAGCCGGCAGCTGGCCACTGGGGATGAGTTCTACCTCATGGAGGATGGCAGGCTGGTGTGCAAGGAGGACTATGAAACAGCCAAACAGAATG ATGATTCAGAGGCCGGGGCAAAGCGACCACGGACCACCATCACAGCCAAACAGTTGGAGACCCTTAAAATTGCCTACAAGAACTCTCCCAAGCCAGCGCGCCACGTCCGCGAGCAGCTCTCCTCAGAGACGGGACTGGACATGAGAGTAGTGCAG GTGTGGTTCCAGAATCGTCGCGCGAAAGAGAAGCGTCTGAAGAAGGACGCAGGGCGGCACCGCTGGGGTCAGTTCTACAAAAGCGTCAAACGTAACCGAGGGGGCAACAAAGCAGAGAAGGAGAGTTCAACAGACGATGCAGGACTGAGTGACAGTGAGCTCAGCTTCAGAG atGACCAGATCCTGTCAGACCTGGGTCACACCAACGGCCTGTATGGGAGTGTGGGCGACGGGGGAGTGTTGAACGGAGGCTTCTCTCTGGACGCTGCTGGACAGCCCTATCATGACATTCGGTCTGGCAGTCCCTACGGTCTCCCCCAGTCGCCCTCGTCCATCGCCTCACTGCCCGGCCACACCCCGCTGCTCAACAACCTGGGCTTCACCATGGACAGCATCATAGCCCATGGGGGGCAGGGAGGCGTGGGGCAGGCTCTCAGGTCCATGGCAGGAGGCCCCACCTCTGACCTCTCCACGGGAAGCAGCACGGGCTACCCAGACTTCCCCACCAGCCCTGCATCATGGCTGGATGAGATGGACCACTCCCAGTTCTGA